A part of Macadamia integrifolia cultivar HAES 741 unplaced genomic scaffold, SCU_Mint_v3 scaffold741, whole genome shotgun sequence genomic DNA contains:
- the LOC122069860 gene encoding transcription factor PAR1-like, translating to MDTAKDHEVVSPTFPTAEKKRTHQECEDGHEPHQSSNGLLQSRRHSKPINKRLLRKQRSTREKLQKSNACGDQGDEEKVGIEKRIMLLKSIIPGGQSLGIDKLFEETALYILSLQGQVKAMKILTSFFETLEKEKSMSKFGG from the coding sequence ATGGATACTGCTAAAGATCATGAGGTAGTCTCACCCACATTCCCAACTGCAGAAAAGAAGAGAACCCACCAAGAATGTGAGGATGGTCATGAACCTCACCAGTCCTCCAATGGCTTACTCCAAAGCAGAAGACATTCCAAGCCCATTAACAAAAGGCTCCTCAGGAAGCAAAGGAGCACAAGGGAAAAGCTTCAGAAGAGCAATGCTTGTGGAGATCAGGGTGATGAGGAGAAGGTTGGGATAGAGAAGAGGATCATGTTGTTGAAGAGTATCATCCCTGGTGGTCAGTCACTTGGGATCGACAAGCTTTTTGAAGAAACAGCTCTCTATATATTATCTCTGCAAGGTCAAGTGAAGGCCATGAAGATTCTTACCAGCTTCTTTGAGACCCTTGAGAAGGAGAAGTCCATGTCCAAGTTTGGAGGTTAA